From Pulveribacter suum, a single genomic window includes:
- a CDS encoding thioredoxin family protein: protein MGSQAVPALPASQDRAWWVVCFCAQWCGVCREFRDAFDALAQQQPALRMAWVDVEDDEDIVGDLDVETFPTILVAGEGRVRFFGPVLPQMAVLARMVAVLQAGKDEGEADAAAQALFQRVLGSR from the coding sequence ATGGGCAGCCAAGCCGTGCCGGCATTGCCGGCGTCCCAGGATCGTGCCTGGTGGGTGGTGTGTTTTTGCGCCCAATGGTGCGGCGTATGCCGGGAATTCCGCGATGCGTTCGATGCCCTGGCGCAACAGCAGCCCGCTCTGCGAATGGCCTGGGTGGATGTCGAGGACGACGAGGACATCGTGGGCGACCTGGATGTGGAGACCTTTCCCACCATCCTCGTTGCCGGAGAAGGCCGCGTCCGGTTCTTCGGCCCGGTACTGCCGCAGATGGCGGTGCTGGCGCGCATGGTGGCAGTTCTGCAGGCGGGCAAGGATGAAGGGGAAGCCGATGCCGCTGCCCAGGCGCTGTTTCAGAGGGTGCTGGGCAGTCGCTAG
- a CDS encoding cytochrome c has product MAASGWVLFLNRLDEAPLPALHAAAPASFEVVARGQYLARVGNCIGCHTARGGRDYAGGAGVQTPFGAIYAPNLTPHAGTGLGGWTAAEFWRAMHNGRSRDGRLLYPAFPYPNYTLVTREDSDALFAYLQSLEPVDNASPAHALRFPFNTQAALAVWRALFFRPAAPSERAVMAATPVDATQQARLNRGAYLVQGLGHCAACHTPRNAWGAPRARASLQGGMVAGQGWYAPALDMPSEAGLAGWDADDAAVLLATGVSARASVSGPMADVVFHSLQYWSEADMQAAVAWLQALPQRPPSASGDAARPSQAALQRGEQLYGRHCAECHGNQGEGRAQAFPALAGNRAVLLQDPTNLVRLVLQGGYAPATAGNPRPFGMPPFMQTLSDQETADVLSFIRNAWGNEAGKVDTMAVHRARERRGP; this is encoded by the coding sequence ATGGCCGCTTCGGGCTGGGTCCTCTTTCTCAACCGGCTGGACGAAGCGCCCCTGCCGGCGCTGCATGCGGCCGCGCCCGCCTCGTTCGAAGTGGTCGCGCGGGGACAATACTTGGCGCGTGTGGGCAACTGCATTGGCTGCCATACCGCGCGGGGCGGGCGCGACTACGCGGGCGGCGCAGGCGTGCAGACGCCCTTTGGCGCGATCTACGCACCCAACCTCACGCCGCATGCCGGCACCGGCCTGGGCGGTTGGACGGCTGCCGAGTTCTGGCGCGCCATGCACAACGGCCGCTCGCGCGACGGGCGGCTGCTCTACCCGGCGTTTCCCTATCCGAACTACACGCTGGTCACGCGCGAGGATTCGGATGCCCTCTTTGCCTACCTGCAAAGCCTGGAGCCGGTGGACAACGCCAGCCCGGCCCACGCGCTGCGCTTTCCGTTCAATACGCAGGCGGCGCTGGCGGTCTGGCGGGCGCTGTTCTTTCGCCCTGCGGCCCCGTCCGAGCGTGCCGTGATGGCCGCTACCCCTGTTGACGCCACGCAACAAGCCCGGCTCAACCGCGGCGCCTATCTTGTCCAGGGCCTGGGACACTGCGCAGCGTGCCACACGCCGCGCAATGCCTGGGGTGCGCCGCGGGCCCGGGCGTCCCTGCAGGGCGGCATGGTCGCCGGGCAGGGCTGGTATGCGCCGGCGCTCGATATGCCGTCCGAGGCCGGCCTGGCCGGATGGGATGCAGATGATGCGGCAGTCCTGTTGGCGACCGGCGTCTCTGCGCGCGCCAGCGTGTCCGGGCCGATGGCCGATGTGGTGTTCCACAGCCTGCAGTACTGGAGCGAGGCCGACATGCAAGCAGCCGTGGCCTGGCTGCAAGCCTTGCCGCAGCGCCCGCCCTCCGCTTCTGGCGATGCCGCCAGGCCGTCGCAGGCGGCGCTGCAGCGCGGCGAGCAGCTGTATGGCCGGCACTGCGCCGAATGCCACGGCAATCAGGGCGAGGGCAGGGCGCAGGCCTTCCCGGCCCTGGCGGGCAACCGCGCGGTATTGCTGCAGGATCCCACCAATCTGGTGCGACTAGTGTTGCAGGGGGGCTACGCTCCGGCAACGGCGGGCAATCCGAGGCCCTTCGGCATGCCGCCCTTCATGCAGACGCTGAGTGATCAGGAAACCGCCGACGTGCTGTCCTTCATCCGCAATGCCTGGGGCAACGAGGCCGGCAAGGTGGATACCATGGCGGTCCACCGCGCCCGCGAGCGGCGCGGGCCCTAG
- a CDS encoding c-type cytochrome: MAQPVQAGRVDDLRDRVLACTACHGKEGRATPQGYFPRIAGKPAGYLYNQLLNFRDGRRSYPQMSYLLEHLTDAYLQDIAQHFASLQLAYAPPLAAQAPPQELERGRLLVRQGDAGRDIPACVDCHGASLMGAAPWLPGLLGLSRDYVGSQLGAWQTGQRHAQPPDCMAAVARKLSLQDVRAVAAWLAAQPVPAGAAPAQQLPATLPLRCGGLPGAGAVQ; encoded by the coding sequence ATGGCCCAGCCGGTGCAGGCGGGGCGGGTGGACGACCTGCGGGACCGGGTGCTGGCATGCACCGCCTGCCACGGCAAGGAGGGTCGCGCCACACCCCAGGGCTACTTCCCGCGCATTGCCGGCAAGCCGGCAGGCTATCTGTACAACCAGCTGCTCAACTTCCGTGATGGTCGGCGCAGCTATCCGCAGATGTCCTATCTGCTGGAGCACCTGACCGATGCCTACCTGCAGGACATTGCCCAGCATTTCGCCAGCCTGCAGCTGGCGTACGCGCCGCCGCTCGCCGCCCAGGCGCCGCCGCAGGAGCTGGAGCGCGGCCGCCTGCTGGTGCGCCAGGGCGATGCAGGACGGGACATACCGGCGTGCGTGGACTGCCACGGGGCGTCGCTGATGGGGGCGGCACCCTGGCTGCCAGGGCTGCTCGGCCTGTCGCGTGACTACGTGGGCAGCCAGCTGGGCGCCTGGCAGACCGGGCAGCGCCACGCACAGCCGCCCGACTGTATGGCCGCCGTTGCACGCAAGCTGAGCCTGCAGGACGTGCGCGCCGTCGCCGCCTGGCTGGCGGCGCAGCCGGTTCCCGCTGGAGCGGCCCCCGCACAGCAGCTGCCTGCGACCCTGCCACTGCGCTGCGGCGGCCTGCCCGGTGCGGGAGCCGTGCAGTGA
- a CDS encoding SDR family oxidoreductase, which yields MSREDARPGIALITGAGTGIGRAAALALLGAGWSVTLVGRREPPLQLVAQQSDAGARVLVAPADVTDHAALREVFDRTVQHFGRLDLLFNNAGTGAPATPLDELSAAQWKSVVDVNLSGMFYGIQNAFRVMKAQSPRGGRIINNGSISAHAPRPHSIAYTATKHAVTGMTKAASLDGRAWDIAVGQIDVGNAHTELAERMTQGVLQAHGAIASEPMIDVDIVGQSVLHMASLPLGANVLFHTVMATKMPFVGRG from the coding sequence ATGTCCAGAGAGGACGCACGGCCGGGCATTGCCCTCATTACCGGCGCAGGCACGGGCATCGGGCGGGCGGCGGCGCTGGCCCTGCTGGGCGCGGGCTGGAGCGTGACGCTTGTAGGGCGGCGTGAACCGCCGCTGCAGCTGGTGGCGCAGCAGTCCGATGCAGGCGCGCGCGTGCTGGTCGCCCCGGCCGACGTCACCGACCACGCCGCCTTGCGTGAGGTATTCGACCGCACCGTGCAGCATTTCGGTCGGCTGGACTTGCTGTTCAACAACGCGGGCACGGGCGCGCCCGCCACGCCGCTGGACGAGCTGAGCGCAGCGCAATGGAAGAGCGTGGTGGACGTCAACCTGAGCGGCATGTTCTATGGCATCCAGAACGCTTTTCGCGTCATGAAGGCGCAATCGCCGCGTGGCGGGCGCATCATCAACAACGGTTCTATCTCGGCGCACGCGCCGCGCCCGCATTCGATTGCCTATACCGCTACCAAACATGCCGTGACGGGCATGACCAAGGCGGCCTCCCTGGACGGCCGCGCCTGGGACATTGCCGTGGGGCAGATCGACGTGGGCAATGCCCACACCGAACTGGCCGAGCGCATGACCCAGGGCGTGCTGCAGGCCCATGGCGCCATAGCCAGCGAGCCCATGATCGACGTGGATATCGTCGGGCAGTCGGTATTGCATATGGCCAGTCTGCCCCTGGGCGCCAACGTACTGTTCCACACCGTCATGGCCACCAAGATGCCATTCGTCGGGCGTGGTTGA
- the rnr gene encoding ribonuclease R, giving the protein MYNQKKHASVTSAQKAPSDEIEGSVQGHRDGHGFVIADDSAQDIYLPPNEMRAVLHKDRVRVRIVRQDRRGRPEGRVVEIIDRPRQPIIGRLLQESGVWLVAPEDKRYGQDVLIPKGATGTANTGQVVVVELTEPPALYGQPVGRVVEVLGEVDDPGMEVEIAVRKYGVPHEFSEAALAQAKALPDKVRAQDKRQRVDLTDVPLVTIDGEDARDFDDAVYCEPARVGRSKGWRLLVAIADVSHYVETGSPIDVDAYDRATSVYFPRRVIPMLPEKLSNGLCSLNPHVERLCMVCDMLVNAKGEVHAYQFYPAVMRSHARFTYTDVSAILANTRGPEAARYHERVDDLLNLHDVYRALLAARHARGAVDFETTETQIVCDDNGRIDKIVPRVRTEAHRLIEEAMLAANVCSADFIGEGKRVGLYRVHEGPTPEKLEILRGYLKAMGVGVMLGDEPRPGEFQTIAEATKDRPDAQQIHTMLLRSMQQAIYTPINSGHFGLAFEAYTHFTSPIRRYPDLLVHRVIRSILGNSKYALPALPTPGEAQFKLAKRLAAKAAAPTQRPRKTPGAASTRETMAWEAAGLHCSANERRADEASRDVEAWLKCQYMREHLGEEYGGVVSAVTSFGIFVTLDALYVEGLVHITELGGEYYRYDEARQELRGERTGIRYGIGARVRVQVSRVDLDGRRIDFRLVRDELLASQAVEGKARNAGKRRSGAAAEEGAHARKEKPRGAKAEPAAKAGRSGVKKPGKGGARQRG; this is encoded by the coding sequence TTGTACAACCAAAAAAAACACGCCAGCGTGACTTCCGCGCAAAAAGCTCCTTCCGATGAAATCGAGGGCAGCGTACAGGGTCATCGCGACGGCCACGGCTTCGTCATTGCGGACGACAGCGCCCAGGACATCTACCTGCCGCCCAACGAAATGCGTGCCGTGCTGCACAAGGACCGTGTGCGTGTGCGCATCGTGCGCCAGGACCGCCGCGGCCGCCCCGAGGGCCGCGTGGTGGAGATCATCGATCGCCCGCGCCAGCCCATCATCGGCCGGCTGCTGCAGGAAAGCGGTGTCTGGCTGGTGGCTCCCGAAGACAAACGCTATGGCCAGGACGTGCTGATTCCCAAGGGCGCCACCGGCACGGCCAACACCGGCCAGGTGGTTGTGGTCGAGCTGACCGAGCCGCCGGCCTTGTACGGTCAGCCCGTGGGCCGTGTGGTCGAGGTGCTGGGCGAAGTGGACGACCCCGGCATGGAGGTGGAGATCGCCGTGCGCAAATACGGCGTGCCGCATGAATTTTCCGAGGCCGCCCTGGCACAGGCCAAGGCACTGCCCGACAAGGTGCGTGCCCAGGACAAGCGCCAGCGCGTGGACCTGACGGACGTGCCCCTGGTCACCATCGACGGCGAGGACGCGCGCGATTTCGACGATGCGGTGTACTGCGAGCCGGCCCGCGTGGGCCGCAGCAAGGGCTGGCGGCTGCTGGTAGCCATTGCCGATGTCAGCCACTACGTGGAGACAGGCAGCCCGATCGACGTGGATGCCTACGACCGGGCCACCAGCGTGTACTTTCCGCGGCGCGTGATCCCCATGCTGCCGGAGAAGCTCTCCAACGGGTTGTGTTCGCTGAACCCGCACGTCGAGCGCCTGTGCATGGTCTGCGACATGCTGGTCAATGCCAAGGGCGAGGTCCACGCCTACCAGTTCTACCCGGCCGTGATGCGCAGCCATGCCCGCTTCACCTATACGGACGTGTCGGCCATCCTGGCCAATACCCGCGGGCCGGAAGCCGCGCGCTACCACGAGCGCGTGGACGACCTGCTGAACCTGCATGACGTGTACCGCGCGCTGCTGGCTGCCCGCCATGCGCGCGGGGCGGTGGATTTCGAGACCACCGAGACGCAGATCGTCTGCGACGACAACGGGCGCATCGACAAGATCGTGCCGCGCGTGCGTACCGAGGCGCACCGGCTGATCGAGGAAGCCATGTTGGCTGCCAACGTGTGCAGCGCTGACTTCATCGGCGAGGGCAAGCGTGTCGGCCTGTACCGCGTGCATGAAGGCCCGACGCCGGAGAAGCTGGAGATCCTGCGGGGCTACCTGAAGGCCATGGGCGTGGGCGTCATGCTGGGGGACGAGCCGCGCCCTGGCGAGTTCCAGACCATCGCCGAAGCCACCAAGGACCGTCCCGACGCCCAGCAGATCCACACCATGCTGCTGCGGTCCATGCAGCAGGCGATCTACACGCCCATCAACAGCGGCCACTTTGGACTGGCTTTCGAGGCCTATACGCACTTCACCAGTCCCATCCGCCGCTACCCGGACCTGCTGGTGCATCGCGTCATCCGCTCCATCCTGGGCAATTCCAAGTACGCGCTGCCAGCCCTGCCGACGCCGGGCGAGGCGCAGTTCAAGCTGGCCAAGCGCCTGGCTGCCAAGGCCGCTGCTCCCACGCAGCGCCCGCGCAAGACGCCTGGCGCGGCCAGCACGCGCGAGACCATGGCCTGGGAGGCGGCAGGCCTGCATTGCAGCGCCAACGAGCGCCGGGCCGACGAGGCCAGCCGCGACGTGGAGGCCTGGCTGAAGTGCCAGTACATGCGCGAGCACCTGGGCGAGGAATACGGCGGCGTGGTCAGCGCAGTCACCAGCTTCGGTATTTTCGTGACGCTGGATGCGCTGTATGTCGAGGGACTGGTGCATATCACCGAGTTGGGTGGGGAGTACTACCGCTACGACGAGGCGCGCCAGGAGCTGCGCGGCGAGCGCACGGGCATCCGCTACGGCATCGGCGCGCGCGTGCGCGTGCAGGTCAGCCGGGTGGACCTGGACGGCCGGCGCATCGACTTCAGGCTGGTGCGCGACGAATTGCTTGCCTCGCAGGCGGTGGAGGGCAAGGCGCGCAATGCGGGCAAGCGCCGCAGCGGCGCTGCCGCGGAAGAAGGCGCACACGCACGCAAGGAAAAGCCCCGCGGCGCAAAGGCCGAGCCTGCCGCCAAGGCCGGGCGCTCCGGCGTGAAGAAGCCCGGCAAGGGCGGCGCGCGCCAGCGCGGCTAG
- a CDS encoding DUF349 domain-containing protein: MSDAPETTPAPAKTSEPHPLDALTGGAFSAATSGERAARIRDWLATQPPVERLQEVFKELSARDKGAARAVRERLDELRRAQAQEAIAAEWAAKAEALLAAPRLNIADALAWQRDAAKAGAPLSREPLSQLKGQLAERVKVIEDLQHRVQVQREAAVLLAQRIEVLSTKPWKDAQAALALLSADVERWQAQAQELSGDGAWPSVEARFPVQLEASRAQLLVVWEAFQSALGQTVAASEDAAAPLPPVPVWADELRQARGLPTESEKTQARSAAPARPKVDPAQREAAQQAVREALAKLEEETAQGHGKASAGAATALRGVLKVHGKLIDNELEQKVHAALIAAGELEGWQRWSADQVREDLVARAEGLLNRPEGQALGGRKMQETLRQLREQWKQADQGAPANHALWKRFDEACNAAHKTVEAWLDKVRAESAQHRAQRQALVDELKAWAQEQAATAAPDWKGASRALHQFSERWRAGGHVSEKVFAELQPLWRDAIAEAGAPLAAAQKASLALRHAMIEEATALGAAPQLRIDAVKALQQRWQAEAQVVPLDRRQEQKLWDAFRRPIDEAFARKSAAREQGAAQMGAHDRAVLEASKALEAANASGDAQRIREAMARLDAALKAQDNGNSEPNQAPAQAQQAPAATNTEAGAEAPEDESAPASAPAPVQRAVVAVRGDDRPGGRKPATAAPQQRGGRPGERRDRDDFRAGPGGRMRDRGDAPARGPRLGDAAFRAQRDAMDHAQATLRKLAAQAHGEALTQLMAAWQARDAAQVPSAQELGGRVSAGARTAWTQALSASAAAGDAQQALLRLEIAAEVPTPPDQLSARRVLQLQLLTRRNDPSPQQTWESDAAQVFASAGDEARARRLQNALKALMRK, from the coding sequence ATGTCCGACGCCCCTGAAACCACCCCGGCCCCGGCCAAAACCAGCGAGCCGCATCCCCTGGACGCGCTGACGGGCGGCGCCTTTTCGGCGGCCACCTCCGGCGAGCGTGCGGCGCGCATCCGCGACTGGCTGGCCACCCAGCCTCCGGTCGAGCGCTTGCAGGAAGTGTTCAAGGAACTCAGCGCACGCGACAAGGGCGCGGCGCGTGCCGTGCGCGAACGGTTGGACGAGCTCCGCCGCGCGCAGGCGCAGGAGGCCATCGCCGCCGAGTGGGCCGCCAAGGCCGAGGCATTGCTGGCCGCGCCGCGCCTGAACATTGCCGATGCCCTGGCCTGGCAGCGCGACGCGGCCAAGGCCGGCGCCCCGCTGTCGCGCGAGCCGCTGTCGCAGCTCAAGGGCCAGCTGGCCGAACGCGTCAAGGTGATCGAAGACCTGCAGCACCGCGTGCAGGTGCAGCGCGAAGCCGCCGTGCTGCTGGCCCAGCGCATCGAGGTGCTGTCCACCAAGCCCTGGAAGGACGCGCAGGCGGCGCTGGCGTTGCTGAGCGCTGACGTCGAGCGTTGGCAGGCGCAGGCGCAGGAGCTCTCCGGCGACGGCGCCTGGCCCAGTGTGGAAGCACGCTTTCCGGTGCAACTGGAGGCTTCGCGCGCCCAGCTGCTGGTGGTTTGGGAGGCCTTCCAGTCGGCGTTAGGCCAGACCGTCGCCGCGTCCGAGGACGCCGCCGCGCCGCTGCCGCCCGTGCCCGTGTGGGCCGACGAGCTGCGCCAGGCGCGCGGCCTGCCTACCGAATCGGAAAAGACCCAGGCGCGCAGCGCCGCCCCGGCGCGTCCCAAGGTGGATCCGGCCCAGCGGGAGGCGGCCCAGCAGGCCGTGCGCGAAGCCCTGGCCAAGTTGGAGGAAGAGACCGCCCAGGGGCACGGCAAGGCCAGCGCCGGCGCCGCGACCGCCCTGCGCGGGGTGCTCAAGGTGCACGGCAAGCTGATCGACAACGAACTGGAGCAGAAGGTGCATGCCGCCCTGATCGCCGCTGGCGAGCTGGAAGGCTGGCAGCGCTGGAGCGCCGATCAGGTGCGCGAAGACCTGGTGGCGCGTGCCGAGGGTCTGCTGAACCGTCCCGAAGGCCAGGCGCTGGGCGGACGCAAGATGCAGGAAACGCTGCGCCAGCTGCGCGAGCAGTGGAAGCAGGCCGACCAGGGCGCGCCCGCCAACCATGCGCTGTGGAAGCGCTTCGATGAGGCCTGCAACGCCGCCCACAAGACCGTGGAGGCCTGGTTGGACAAGGTGCGCGCCGAAAGTGCCCAGCACCGCGCCCAGCGCCAGGCCCTGGTGGACGAGCTCAAGGCCTGGGCGCAGGAGCAGGCCGCCACCGCCGCCCCCGACTGGAAGGGCGCCAGCCGCGCGCTGCACCAATTCAGCGAGCGCTGGCGCGCCGGCGGCCATGTCAGCGAAAAGGTGTTTGCCGAGTTGCAGCCCTTGTGGAGGGACGCCATCGCCGAGGCGGGAGCGCCGCTGGCGGCGGCGCAAAAGGCCAGCCTGGCGCTGCGCCACGCCATGATCGAAGAAGCCACGGCGCTGGGCGCCGCGCCGCAGCTGCGCATCGACGCCGTCAAGGCGCTGCAGCAACGCTGGCAGGCTGAGGCCCAGGTCGTGCCGCTGGACCGTCGTCAGGAGCAAAAGCTGTGGGACGCTTTCCGCAGGCCCATCGACGAGGCCTTTGCCCGCAAGAGTGCGGCGCGCGAGCAGGGCGCGGCCCAGATGGGTGCGCATGACCGCGCGGTGCTGGAAGCGTCCAAGGCGCTGGAGGCGGCCAACGCGTCGGGAGATGCGCAGCGCATCCGCGAGGCCATGGCCAGGCTGGACGCTGCCTTGAAGGCGCAAGACAACGGAAATTCTGAGCCAAATCAGGCTCCCGCCCAAGCCCAGCAAGCGCCAGCAGCTACAAATACCGAAGCAGGAGCCGAAGCGCCTGAGGATGAATCTGCACCGGCATCCGCGCCTGCGCCCGTGCAGCGCGCCGTGGTGGCCGTGCGCGGCGACGATCGCCCGGGTGGGCGCAAGCCGGCCACGGCGGCGCCCCAGCAGCGCGGCGGCCGTCCCGGCGAGCGGCGCGACCGCGACGATTTCAGGGCCGGGCCGGGCGGGCGCATGCGCGACCGGGGCGATGCGCCGGCTCGCGGCCCGCGCCTGGGTGATGCCGCTTTTAGAGCCCAGCGCGACGCCATGGACCACGCCCAGGCCACGCTGCGCAAACTGGCGGCCCAGGCGCACGGCGAGGCGCTCACGCAGCTGATGGCCGCCTGGCAGGCGCGCGACGCGGCGCAAGTGCCCAGTGCGCAGGAGCTGGGCGGCAGGGTGTCGGCAGGCGCCCGCACGGCGTGGACCCAGGCGCTGTCCGCCTCGGCTGCGGCGGGCGACGCACAGCAGGCGCTGCTGCGCCTGGAGATCGCTGCCGAGGTGCCGACCCCGCCCGACCAGCTGTCCGCGCGCCGCGTATTGCAGCTGCAGCTGCTCACGCGCCGCAACGATCCGTCCCCGCAGCAGACCTGGGAGAGCGATGCCGCGCAGGTCTTTGCCAGCGCTGGCGACGAAGCCCGGGCGCGCCGCCTGCAAAACGCACTCAAGGCGTTGATGCGCAAGTAA
- a CDS encoding lytic transglycosylase domain-containing protein produces MTASGRAVAGVRTFAADVANGFLEVTHSSFALLGLAVAFAAITLLARPDLRQSGEEHLMGWLQSRQPVVVQLEAEPPLGERPIAINPKELPREQAAVAYWLSKKYRVAPEPVAALVNEAYEIGSRTKLDPTLILAIVAIESSFNPFAQSAVGAQGLMQVMTRVHTDKYEDVGGHLAAFNPVANLRVGVKVLQECIARAGSLEGGLRYYVGAANLPSDGGYAAKVLAEHFRLRQVAGGRSASPAAPAATPPVLSTKAPAEAAGVGTPSAALQPAVEKVAMLAGA; encoded by the coding sequence ATGACAGCTTCAGGACGAGCCGTCGCCGGCGTTCGCACTTTTGCCGCCGACGTCGCCAACGGTTTTCTGGAAGTCACCCACAGCAGCTTCGCCCTGCTGGGACTGGCCGTCGCCTTCGCCGCCATCACCCTGTTGGCACGCCCGGACCTGCGCCAAAGCGGCGAGGAGCACCTGATGGGCTGGCTGCAGTCGCGCCAGCCGGTGGTGGTGCAGCTGGAGGCGGAGCCGCCGCTGGGCGAGCGCCCCATCGCCATCAACCCCAAGGAGCTGCCGCGCGAGCAGGCCGCCGTGGCCTACTGGCTGAGCAAAAAATACCGCGTGGCGCCCGAGCCGGTGGCAGCGCTGGTGAACGAGGCCTATGAGATCGGCTCGCGCACCAAGCTGGATCCGACGCTGATCCTGGCCATCGTGGCCATCGAATCGAGCTTCAATCCGTTTGCGCAAAGCGCCGTAGGCGCGCAGGGCCTGATGCAGGTCATGACGCGGGTGCACACCGACAAATATGAAGACGTGGGCGGGCACCTGGCGGCGTTCAATCCCGTGGCCAACCTGCGCGTGGGCGTGAAGGTGTTGCAAGAGTGCATTGCCCGCGCCGGCTCGCTGGAAGGCGGCCTGCGCTACTACGTGGGCGCTGCCAACCTGCCCAGCGACGGCGGCTATGCCGCCAAGGTGCTGGCCGAGCACTTCCGGCTGCGCCAGGTGGCCGGCGGGCGCTCCGCCTCCCCTGCCGCACCAGCGGCCACTCCGCCTGTCCTGTCCACCAAGGCGCCGGCCGAGGCCGCCGGCGTGGGCACCCCTTCCGCCGCGCTGCAGCCCGCCGTGGAGAAGGTGGCGATGCTGGCTGGGGCCTGA